ATTATAAACCACAACCGTATATTTTTAGAAAATCAAGAAAAAGAATCGAAACATTATTTTCTCAATTATGCGACCAATTTTTAATCAGAAGAAATTATGCAAAAACTTTTGAAGGATTTAAAACTAGAATATTGGCAAAAATAGCATCATTAACATTAATACAATATGTCAATAAATTTATATTTGACAGACCAATAAATAATATTAAAAATCAAATAATTTAATTGCACCCAACGGGTGGTATTAATAAAAAAAGCTGTCTTTTACGACAGCTTTTTAGTTTATGTATATTAGTTGTAACTTTTTTAATGAAGCAGAAAATCAATTTCAATGTTAAAATGAAATTTCGATTAACAAAAAAATTATAAAAGCCCAGCTCTCTTTAACAATGCATCTGGTTTTGGCTCTTGTCCTCTAAAACGCTTGTATAAAATCATTGGATGTTCTGTTCCTCCTTTTGAAAGTAAATTATCTTTAAATTTATCTGCTACTTCCTTATTGAAAATTCCTTTTTCTTGGAAATAAGCAAATGCATCGGCATCCAAAACTTCAGCCCATTTATAGCTGTAATATCCAGAAGAATAACCTCCTTGAAATATATGTGAAAAAGCAGTACTCATTGCATTTTCTTTTACATCAGGATACAATTGAGTAGATTTAAATTGTTCAGTTTCAAAAGCTTTTAAATCAGTAATATTAGTCGGATCTTGTCCATGCCAAGCCATATCCAACAATCCAAAACTCAATTGGCGCATAGTTGCCAATCCTTCTTGAAAACTAGCACTTTCTTTGATTTTTTCTACATATTCTTGTGGAATCACTTCGCCAGTTTCATAATGATGGGCGAATAACGCCAAAGCTTCTGGTTCGTAACACCAATTTTCCATAATCTGACTTGGTAATTCTACAAAATCCCAATAAACTGATGTTCCTGATAAATTCGGATAAGTTGTATTGGCTAACATTCCGTGTAAACCGTGTCCAAATTCGTGGAATAAGGTTGTCACTTCATTAAAAGTCAAAAGTGATGGTTTGGTTTCAGTAGGTTTTGTAAAGTTGCAAACATTCGAAATGTGTGGTCTTTCGTTTGTACCGTCTTTGATGTATTGAGATTTGAATGAAGTCATCCAAGCACCATTTCTTTTACCTTTTCTTGGAAAGAAATCAGCATAGAAAACAGCAACCAATTCGTTATTTTGATCGGTTACTTCATAAGTAGTCACTTCTTCGTGGTATTTGTCAATGTCAAAAACTTCTGTAAAAGTTAATCCGTATAATTTGCCTGCAATAGTAAAAGCTCCGTTCAGAACCTTTTCTAATTGAAAGTAAGGTTTAAGTTTTTCATCGTCTAAATTGAATAATTGTTGTTTCAATTTTTCAGAATAATAAGCGCCATCCCATTTCTCAAGTTGTTCGATTCCATCTAATTTTTTGGCGAAAGCCGATAATTGATCAAATTCTTTTTGTGCAGCTGGTTTTGCTTTAGCTAATAAATCATTCGAAAAAGATAAAACTTTCTCAGGACTTTCGGCCATACGTTCTTCAAGGACAAAATGAGCATGAGTTTTATATCCCAAAAGATTGGCTCTGTCAAAACGTAATTTGGCTATTTTTAAAACTATTTCTTGGTTGTCTAATTCATTGTTCTGAAAACATCTGGCACCAAAAGCAATAGCCATTTTTTTGCGTAATTCTCTATTGTCAGCATAAGTTACAAACGGAATGTAACTCGGATGATCTAAGGTAAAAATCCAACCTTCTTTTTTTTGCTCTTTCGCTAATGAGCGAGCCGCTTCGATTGTACCTTCTGGTAATCCTGCTAAATCCTTTTCATCAGTTAAGTGTAATTCGAAAGCATTGGTTTCTGCCAAAACATTTTCGCCAAATTGTAAACTCAATTTCGATAATTCTTTGTCTATCTCTCGCAACTGGTTTTTTTTATCCTCAGCTAAATTTGCTCCGTTTCTAGAAAAACTTTTGTATTGTTTGTCTAGGAGTGTCGTTTGTTCAGGATTTAAAATCAAAGAATCTTTTTGATCATAAACGGTTTTAACTCTTGCGAATAAATCTGCGTTTAGTGTAACGTCATTTCCAAATTCAGATAACAAAGGAGAAACTTCTTGAGCAATTTTTTGCATTTCATCGCTTGTTTCTGCCGAGTTTAAATTAAAAAAGATATTAGAAATTCGGTCTAAAGTGTCTCCGCTAAAAGATAAAGTTTCAATTGTATTTTCAAAAGTAGGATTCTCTGCATTGTTAACAATGGCATCAATTTCGGCTTTTGCTAAATCAATTGCTTCTTGGAAGGCAGGAAAATAATTTTCGTTTTTTATGTTAGAAAATGGCGCTGTGTCAAGCTTTGTGTCAAATTTTTGAAGTAAAATATTCATAGTTCCAGAGTCTGTTTTGTTACAAATAATTGGTTGCCATGTTTTTATGTTTGAAAAAAAAACAAGAAAAATTTATTTATTTTTTGAGTAGTGTGTATTTTGTCGATTATTTATGTACTTTTGCCGAATAATTAATTGATGCATAAATTAATTAATTAAGTCGAAAATACAAAACTCTTTTTGTCCCCAAATCAAAAGAAAATTATATTGATAATACTAAATTTCCCCGAGTTTAGGATTCTACAATATCAAAAAAGCTCCTTTTTTCAGGAG
The Flavobacterium sp. 5 DNA segment above includes these coding regions:
- a CDS encoding M3 family metallopeptidase; its protein translation is MNILLQKFDTKLDTAPFSNIKNENYFPAFQEAIDLAKAEIDAIVNNAENPTFENTIETLSFSGDTLDRISNIFFNLNSAETSDEMQKIAQEVSPLLSEFGNDVTLNADLFARVKTVYDQKDSLILNPEQTTLLDKQYKSFSRNGANLAEDKKNQLREIDKELSKLSLQFGENVLAETNAFELHLTDEKDLAGLPEGTIEAARSLAKEQKKEGWIFTLDHPSYIPFVTYADNRELRKKMAIAFGARCFQNNELDNQEIVLKIAKLRFDRANLLGYKTHAHFVLEERMAESPEKVLSFSNDLLAKAKPAAQKEFDQLSAFAKKLDGIEQLEKWDGAYYSEKLKQQLFNLDDEKLKPYFQLEKVLNGAFTIAGKLYGLTFTEVFDIDKYHEEVTTYEVTDQNNELVAVFYADFFPRKGKRNGAWMTSFKSQYIKDGTNERPHISNVCNFTKPTETKPSLLTFNEVTTLFHEFGHGLHGMLANTTYPNLSGTSVYWDFVELPSQIMENWCYEPEALALFAHHYETGEVIPQEYVEKIKESASFQEGLATMRQLSFGLLDMAWHGQDPTNITDLKAFETEQFKSTQLYPDVKENAMSTAFSHIFQGGYSSGYYSYKWAEVLDADAFAYFQEKGIFNKEVADKFKDNLLSKGGTEHPMILYKRFRGQEPKPDALLKRAGLL